In Rhodanobacter humi, the genomic stretch ATGGACGCGGCGGTGAAGCTGATGAGCGACTGGGCCCGCGCCAAGCTCGCCGCGCTGCCGGGCAGCTCGCTGGAAGTGGTGCAGCTCGAAGGCCGCACGCCGCTGATCTATATCGAGGTGCCGGGGCAGGGCGACGATACCGTGGTGCTCTACGGCCACCTGGACAAGCAGCCGGAAATGACCGGCTGGGCCGAGGGCCTTGGCCCGTGGACGCCGGTCATCAAGGGCGACAAGCTCTATGGCCGCGGCGGCGCCGACGACGGCTACGCGATCTTCGGCTCGCTGGCGGCGCTGCTGGCGCTGCACGAGCAGGGCGTGCCGCACGCGCGCTGCGTGGTGATGATCGAGGCCTGCGAGGAATCGGGCAGCTACGACCTGCCGTTCTACGTCGACCACCTCGCCGCGCGCATCGGCAACCCTTCGCTGGTGGTCTGCCTGGATTCGGGCTGCGGCAACTACGAGCAGCTCTGGCTCACCACCTCGCTGCGTGGCATGACCGGCGGCAACCTCACCGTCAAGGTGCTGGACGAGGGCGTGCACTCGGGCGACGCCTCCGGCGTGGTGCCGTCCAGCTTCCGCATCCTGCGCGAGATCCTGTCGCGGCTGGAAGACCCCCAGACCGGCACGATCAAGCCGAAGGAGCTCTACGTCGAGATCCCCGCCCAGCGCGTGGAACAGGCGCAGCATGCGGCCGAGGTGCTGGGCAGCGACATCTACAGCAAGTTCCCCTGGGCCGAAGGCATGCAGCCGGTGACGAAGGAGCTGCCCGAACTGGTGCTCAACCGCACCTGGCGTCCGCAACTGGCGGTCACCGGCGTCGGTGGCATCCCGCCGCTGGACAGTGCCGGCAACGTGCTGCGCCCGTTCACCGCGGTGAAACTGAGCCTGCGCGTGCCGCCCACGCTGGACGCGAAGCAAGCCGGCCGGTTCCTCAAGCAACTGCTGGAAAAGGACCCGCCTTACGGCGCCACCGTCACCTTCGACCTGGAGAAGGACGGCAGCGGCTGGAACGCGCCCGCGCTGTCGCCGTGGCTGGAGCAGGCGGTGACCGAGGCCTCGCAGCACCAGTTCGGCGCGCCGGCTACTTACATGGGCGAGGGCGGCTCGATCCCGTTCATGGGCATGCTGGGCGAGAAATTCCCCAAGGCGCAGTTCCTGATCACCGGCGTGCTCGGTCCGCACTCCAACGCCCACGGCCCCAACGAGTTCCTGCACATCCCCACCGGCAAGAAGGTGACGGGCGTGGTGGCCGAAGTGGTGGCTAGGCATTACGCGCAGGGTGGCAAGGGCTGATGGATTCCCCTCTCCCGCAAGCGGGAGAGGGGAGTCAGGCATCTGGAGAACCTCTGCTCATGGATCACTCCCACCTCGCCGCCAACTGGGCCGACATCCGCCATCGCGTGGACGCGGCCTGCCGCGCCGCCGGGCGTGATCCGGCCGAGGTCGCCATCCTGCCGGTCAGCAAGACCTTCGATCCCGAAGTGGTGCGCGCGGCGGTGGCGCTGGGGCTGCATCGCTTCGGCGAGAACAAGGTGCAGGAGATCCGCGACAAGTCCGGTCCGCTGGCCGACTGCGGCATCGCCTGGGTGATGATTGGTCACTTGCAGACCAACAAGGCCAAGGACGTGGCGCGATTGGCCAGCGAGGTGCAGTCGCTGGACCGTACGGAGCTGGCCGAGGCGCTGCACCGACGCCTGCAACTGGAGGGTCGCTCCATCGACGTGCTGGTGCAGGTGAAGACCTCACGCGAGGAGAGCAAGTACGGCCTGCCGCCCGCCGAGCTGCCCACCTTCCTCGACCGCCTGCGCCAGTACGACACCTTGCGCGTGCGCGGCCTGATGACCCTGGCGATCCACACCGACGACCCGGTCGAGGTGCGCGCCTGCTTCCGCCAGCTGCGCGAGCTGCGCGACGCCGCCATCGCCCGCGGCCACGACATCCCCCGCCTTTCCATGGGCATGAGCGGCGATTTCCCGCTGGCGATCGCCGAGGGCGCCACCGAGGTGCGCATCGGTACCGCGATCTTCGGGCGCCGTCCCACTTCAGACAGCTTTTACTGGCCCGAAACCGGACATTGACCCGGCCGATTCCGGGCCGCCGACACAAGCTTCGGAAAAATCTGATGTTTTTCGAAGTGTGACGGGTGTATCGGCGATTGCGAACGACGGGGTTCAGTTAACCCCGATCCAACAAACCACTCCATGCATCTTGGTATGGTCGGTCCTTCGTCACGTCGTCTGCACGCCAGGCGGCACCTCCGAGAACCGTCGTCAGGGGTCACCGCCTCATGCCAATTCAGCGATTGACCGGTGTTGCCGCACTCGTTTCGATGCTGCTGTTCGCCATTCCCACACATGCCGAAACCCGTGCCGTCGCCAACCTCTCGCTGATCGCCGGTGGTACTTCCGCTTCCTCGTTGTCGCTGAACCAGCTGCCCATCCTCAACCCGGCACCGATGTTCGCCGCGCCCAGCGCGCCGAGCTTCGCCGGCGCGACCCCGGCCTTTGGCGCCGCCCACAGCAGCCTGCTCGCGCCCGTCGTGGCCAAGGCCGATGACGCGAAGCCGGCCGCCAGCGCGACGGATGACCAGGCTGACAGCTCGGCCGAGACCATCACCGACCTGCGCAAGGCGCTGATCGGGCTGGCGATGAACCTGCGTGACGTGCGCTACGTGCGCGGCGGCCACAGCCCGACCACCGGCTTCGATTGCAGCGGCTTCGTGCGTTACGTGTTCGCCCACGCGATCGGCGTGCAGCTGCCCACCAACTCCGCCTCGCAGTTCCTCGCCGGCCTGAAGGTGAAGCGCGCCGACATGAAACCTGGCGACCTGGTGTTCTTCCACACCAGCGGCCGCCACCACCGCATCACCCACGTGGGCATCTACATTTCCAACGGCCGCTTCATCCACGCCCCCACCACCGGCAAGTCGGTGCAGATCTCCAGCCTCGACGAGGCCTACTGGGCCAAGCGCTTCGTGGGCGCCAAGCGCCCCGACGGCATGCTGGCGCTGGCCGGGCGCAACGGCTGAGCCGCTGCCTCCGACAGGTCATCCGAAAGCCGCCGCAAGGCGGCTTTTTCATGTGCTTCCTTCCCCCCTATACGACAGCGGAAAGCATCGTCGAAGTCGATACCTTCGCTGTGGCCGGGGTTCCTTCCCTCGTGCGACGGGAGAGGGAAGCACTTGCCGGTGCCGGCGGCTAACCTCGCGGCTGCCATGCCTGGCCCCCATCCGCCCTGCGGGCACCTTCCCCCGTGCGACGGGGGAAGGAAGGGTTCGCCGGTGCCGGTTGTGCGGCTGATCCCGCGGTCTCCGTTCCCGTGCACGACTTTCTTTCCGGGCGGAAGACGCAAGCCTTCCTTCCCCCGCCTGCGGGGGTACGCGGGGAGGCGCCAGGGATGGCGCCAGCTTTGAGGAGCGAGGAAGGTGCCCGCAGGGCGGATGGGGGCATCACCGCCCCATCTCCAATGCCTGCAGGATCCTCGCCAGCACCTGATCCGTCCGTTCAAGCACGTCGTGATTCCAGCATCGCACCACGATGAAACCATGCTGCCTGAACCAGTCGTCGCGGCGTACGTCGGCTGCCGAGTCCAGATGCTGCGAGCCGTCGACCT encodes the following:
- a CDS encoding C40 family peptidase yields the protein MLLFAIPTHAETRAVANLSLIAGGTSASSLSLNQLPILNPAPMFAAPSAPSFAGATPAFGAAHSSLLAPVVAKADDAKPAASATDDQADSSAETITDLRKALIGLAMNLRDVRYVRGGHSPTTGFDCSGFVRYVFAHAIGVQLPTNSASQFLAGLKVKRADMKPGDLVFFHTSGRHHRITHVGIYISNGRFIHAPTTGKSVQISSLDEAYWAKRFVGAKRPDGMLALAGRNG
- a CDS encoding M20 family metallopeptidase; the protein is MDTTRLSRFVGKLWDDEIVPKLVDYIRIPNKSPMFDKEWKAHGHMDAAVKLMSDWARAKLAALPGSSLEVVQLEGRTPLIYIEVPGQGDDTVVLYGHLDKQPEMTGWAEGLGPWTPVIKGDKLYGRGGADDGYAIFGSLAALLALHEQGVPHARCVVMIEACEESGSYDLPFYVDHLAARIGNPSLVVCLDSGCGNYEQLWLTTSLRGMTGGNLTVKVLDEGVHSGDASGVVPSSFRILREILSRLEDPQTGTIKPKELYVEIPAQRVEQAQHAAEVLGSDIYSKFPWAEGMQPVTKELPELVLNRTWRPQLAVTGVGGIPPLDSAGNVLRPFTAVKLSLRVPPTLDAKQAGRFLKQLLEKDPPYGATVTFDLEKDGSGWNAPALSPWLEQAVTEASQHQFGAPATYMGEGGSIPFMGMLGEKFPKAQFLITGVLGPHSNAHGPNEFLHIPTGKKVTGVVAEVVARHYAQGGKG
- a CDS encoding YggS family pyridoxal phosphate-dependent enzyme, which produces MDHSHLAANWADIRHRVDAACRAAGRDPAEVAILPVSKTFDPEVVRAAVALGLHRFGENKVQEIRDKSGPLADCGIAWVMIGHLQTNKAKDVARLASEVQSLDRTELAEALHRRLQLEGRSIDVLVQVKTSREESKYGLPPAELPTFLDRLRQYDTLRVRGLMTLAIHTDDPVEVRACFRQLRELRDAAIARGHDIPRLSMGMSGDFPLAIAEGATEVRIGTAIFGRRPTSDSFYWPETGH